The Methylococcus sp. Mc7 genomic sequence GCTGGGCGGCCTGCATGTGGTAGAGCTGGTAAGGCTCCAGCCAGGCATGCACCCGGCGGCCGGCATTGGCGAGGATGCCGCGGGGCGACAGCCAGCCCAGCCAGCGTGCGAGGCGCTCGTGCAGCGGGCGCGACTCCTGCCAGTTGCAGGCGACGACGAATTCGTCGGCATCGGCGCAATGCGCTTGCAGCAGCGCGGGCAACTGGAACAGGTCGTCGGGCGGAGCGTTCAGGGCCCGCTTGCTCTGAAGCCTCCGCTCGGCGGCTTCGGCGAACAGGACGCCGCCGTCCGGGCCGACGATCGCCAGGGCCGGATCGTGGTAGGTCAGGCACAGGCCGAGATAATAGGTTCGCGCTTTTGATGGCCGCATCGTGAGGTTCCGCAAAGCCCATGAGCATTCTATCGAAAACCCGGTTGGGGGCCATTTGGCCGCTGCCGTGGTGGACCGGCTACAGCCTCAGCCTGGTGTTCCCTCTGGCCGTGCTCGGCTTCCTCGCCACCGGTCCACACCGGCCACTGACGGCATTGCTCTGGACCCTGCCCATGCTGCTCCTGCTGCTGGCCGACTATTTCGGGCCGGCGGAAACCCGGATCGTGCCGGAATCGGCGCCGGTGCCGTTCTTCGATGCTCTGCTGTATCTGCTGTCGGTCCTGCAACTGGCGAACCTGTTCGCCTTGGGACGGATGGTTTCGCAACTGGGCTGGAGCAGCGTGGCCGAAATCGCGGCGAGCCTGGCCGATTTGCTGGCAATCCGGGCGATGGTCTCGGCCGATTTCGTTTCCGCCGGCATCTGTCCCGCGCATGAGCTGATTCACCGCCGGTCCGCCGGACAGCGCTGTCTGGGACGGCTGCTGTTGGCAACCTTGGGCTACGATCATTTCTACCTGGCGCACAAGCTGGGGCACCACGCCCGGCTGGGAACCGCCGACGATCCCTCGACCGCATTCAGAGGAGAGAGCTTCGATGCGTTCTACCGGCGCGGCCTGCGCCAGCAATGGCGCATCGCCTGGTCGGTCCGGCGCGGTGCGGCCCTGGCGGGGATGGCGTTCGAACTGGCGTGGCTTGCGCTCTACGCGGTGCTGTTCGGCCCGCTGGCGATGCTGGTATTGTTGCATCAGGCGCGGGGGGCCGTGCGGACATTGGAGTCGGTCAACTACTTCCAGCACTACGGTTTGACCGAAGATTCCGATTCGGGGAATGCCGTCGCCTGGCGCAACGATTCGGCCATCAGCCTGTTCATGTTCCTGGCGCTGACTCGCCATGCCGACCACCATCTCCGTCCCGGCGCGTGCTTCGCGGCGCTGCGCACCGCGGCGGAAGGACCGAAGATGCCTTACGGCTACATGGGCATGGCGCTGTGGGTGCAGCGGCGGAACGAGAGTTACCGGACTTGGGCGGAACCTCAGCTTGATCTGGAGCGGGGAGGGTTGGAGTCGCGCCTTCGGAAAGCAGATGCGGCATGAAGCGCTATTCGGGCAGTGTTTCCAAGCGGCGGGAAATGAAATCGTCGAGCCGGCGCAGGGCGGATGCCAGCGGCGTAAAGCTCAGGCCGAGGCCTATGAACACCCCGATGCTGTTGGCAACGATGTCGAAGGGGTCCGTGGTCCTGATGCCGGTGAAGCCCTGCAGTACTTCCAGGACGCTCCCCAGCGCGATGAAGAAAGCCGGCCACCGCCAGTGCCGGGAATAACACAGACAGAACCAGAAGGTCAGGACCGCATAGGCGATGAAGTGCTGGGCCTTGTCCCAGCCCAGAAGAGACGGTGGCTTGGGTAAATGGGGAAGGAGGGAGAGAACGACGACCGCGGCGACCATGGCCCAGCCGAGGCCTCGCCAAAGGGTCGCATAGCGGTATGGGTTCTGCGTCGAATCACTCATGCCCGCTCCGTTGATCAGGCCAAAAAAAGCCGCCGGATTTCCCGCACGAGCCAGACGGGGGAGAGAGGCTCGTGCGTCAAGCGGAAATCACGGCGGGCGCGTTGCTCTTTCGAGGCTCGTTCAGTCCCAGCTCAGGGTGCCGCCGGTCTGATACTCGGTGACTCGGGTTTCGAAGAAGTTTTTCTCCTTCTTGAGGTCCAGCACTTCGCTCATCCACGGGAACGGATTCGATACGCCGGGATACTGCTCCGGCAGGCCGATCTGGGCGCAACGGCGGTTGGCGATGAACTCCAGGTATTCCTTGAACATCGGGGCGTTGAGGCCCAGGATGCCGCGCGGCATGGTGTCGTAGGCGTACTGGGTTTCGATGTCCACCGCCTCGCGGATCATCCGGATCATCTCGGCCTTGAAGCCTTCCGACCACAGAGGGGGGTTTTCGACCTTGATCTGGTTGATGACGTCGATGCCGAAGTTCATGTGCATGGACTCGTCGCGCATGATGTACTGGAACTGTTCGGCGGTGCCGGTCATCTTGTTGCGGCGTCCCATGGACAGGATCTGGGTGAAGCCGACGTAGAAGAAGATGCCTTCGAAGATCACGTAGAAGGCGATCAGCTCGCGCAGCAGGCGCTGGTCGTTCTCCACCGTGCCGGTCTTGAAGTGGGGATCGGACAGGTACTGGGTGAACGGCAGGGCCCATTCGGCCTTGCGCGCCACCGCCGGCAGCTCGCGGTACATATTGAACACCTCGCCCTCGTCCAGCCCCAGCGATTCCACCACGTACTGGTAGGCGTGGGTGTGCAGGGCCTCTTCGAAGGCTTGGCGCAGCAGGTACTGGCGGCATTCGGGATTGGTGATGTGGCGGTACACGGCCAACACCAGATTGTTGGCGACCAGCGAATCGGCGGTGGAAAAGAAGCCGAGGTTGCGCTTGATGATGGTGCGCTCGTCTTCGGTCAATCCGTCGGCGCTCTTCCACAGCGCGATGTCGGCGTTCATGTTGATTTCCTGCGGCATCCAGTGGTTGGCGCAGGCGTCCAGGTATTTCTGCCAGGCCCAGTGGTACTTGAAGGGCACGAGCTGGTTGAGGTCGGCCCGGCAGTTGATGATCTTCTTGTCGTCCACCTGGATGCGGCGGGCGCCCATCTCGATGGTTTCGAGGCCGGTGGCGCCGGTCGTGGCGATGGAAGGCGCCACCCCGTCCAGACGCATTTCGGCGATGGGAGCACGCGGCGTCGGTGCGGGTTCGACGAAGGTTTCGATGTCCAGGGTGACGGCGGTATTTGCCGGCGGATTCGACCGGGCCGTCAGGCCGGCGAGGGGATCGTCCCAATTCAGCATGGTTGTTGCTCCCTTAATGAAAATGTGTGTCGGTGCCGCTCAAGGAAAAAGGCCGGGTCAGTCGGCGCGCGGGTGTTGGCCGGGCAGCATCCGTTTCAGAACGCCGTCGCGGTCGATATGGTGATGCTTGATCGCCATGACGACATGGCCCACCACCAGGGCCGCCAGAGCCCAACCCAGGAATCGATGGATCTCCACGAAGGTTTCCCCGCCAGGGCTTCGTTCTTTTCGACCAGGGCGGGCAGGGTAATCAATCCGAACAGCTTCACCGGGTAGCCGTAGCCCGAGCTGATGACCCAGCCGCTCATGGGCTGGGCGATCATCAGGCCGTACAGGGTCCAGTGTGCCGAATGCGCCGCCTGCTGCAGGCCGGGCGACATGGTGTCCGGCAGCCGTGGCGGCGGATTGAGCAGCCGCCAAGCCAGCCGGACGGTTATCAGGGCCAGCACCGCCGTGCCAAACCCTTTATGCCAGGCCATGATGGCGGCTTTCTCCGGTCCTTTCGGCAGGTCCGAGACGTAGAAGCCGATCAGCCATGCCGGCACGATCAGCGCGGCCATGACCCAGTGCAGCCACTTGGCGGTCCCCGTGTATTCGCCGTCAGTCATATTCATGGACACACTTCCCGCTTGCAGGACCGGAGACGGCCTCAGTGGCCGGTGTCGTGCTTGCCGTTGGCCGCGCCGGCGGCGCGGGACGGCGCATCCGCACTGCGGTCCACGCTGACGTTGCCGACCGGGGCGCCGTCGAGCGTCATTTCGGTGATGCCCTTGTCGCGTTCGTAGCGGCAGGTCAGCACGTGGTCGCCATTGTTGGTGTAGTTCCAGGTCAGGTTCACGTAGCTGTTGCCGTCGCTCTGCGACTCGCTCGGCATGTAAAGATGAGTGCCGGCCTTGGCTTCGCCGGCCTGGGTGCAGGATTCCCGCGCATAGGTGTTCAACATGTTGCCCGACATCAGCAGCGCCTGGCCGACTTTGTCCTGCTCGGTTTCCTTGGAGAAATATACGATCCCGAAGCCGATGATCATGATGCCTACGAATGCGTAGATGAGTTTGGTCAGTTCGCTCATTTGCCTCTCCATACCTCTCGATAGTTCAGTTATTTTCAGGGAGCCTTCCGCCAGGACCTGACGGCCTTACCGGACGCCAGGCCCATGATGCACAAGGATGAGCGTTCCGGCTACTGGCACGCTTCGCAAGTGGGATCGTCGATCAGGCAGGCCTTGGGTTCGGCCGGCCGGACGTCGGCGTGGGCGGCTTCCATCTGGCGCAGGCCCGGGATCGCGTCGTCGATCGGCTCGGTCTTCACCGCATTGAGCTTGCCGTCGAAGGCCGTGCTCTTCTCGACGTGGGTCGCTCCCAGCGAACGCAGGTAGTACGTGGTCTTGAGGCCGCGCACCCAGGCCAGCTTGTAGAGCGTGTCGAGCTTCTTGCCGGAGGGCTCGGCCAGGTACAGGTTCAGGGACTGCGCCTGGTCCAGCCATTTCTGGCGGCGCGAACCGGCCTCGATCAGCCAGCGGGCATCGATCTCGAACGCGGTGGCATAGAGCTGCTTCAGGGGTTCCGGGATGCGCTCGATCTTCTGCACGCTGCCGTCGTAGTACTTGAGGTCGTTGATCATGACCGCGTCCCACAGCCCCAGCGCCTTGAGGTCCTGGACCAGATAGGGGTTGACCACGGTGAACTCGCCCGACAGGTTCGATTTGACGAACAGGTTCTGGTAGGTCGGCTCGATGGACTGCGAGACGCCGCAGATGTTCGAGATGGTCGCGGTGGGCGCGATCGCCATGGTGTTGCTGTTGCGCATGCCGACCGTGCGGACCCGTTCGCGCAGGGCATCCCAGTCCAGCGTCCAGCTCCGGTCCATCTGCAGGTAGCCGCCGCGGCCCTCTTCCAGCAGGGCGATGGAGTCGACCGGCAGGATGCCCCGGCTCCACAGCGAGCCGTCGAAGGTGCTGTAGCGGCCCCGTTCCTCGGCCAGGTCGCTCGAGGCCTGGATCGCGTAGTAGCTCACCGCTTCCATGCTCAGATCGGCGAAGGCCACGGCCTCCTGCGAGGCATAGGGCAGCCGCAGCTTATACAGCGCGTCCTGGAAGCCCATGATCCCTAAGCCCACCGGGCGGTGGCGCAGATTGGAGCGGCGCGCCTGCGGCACGCTGTAGTAGTTGATGTCGATGACGTTGTCCAGCATGCGCATGCCGGTGGCGATGGTCCGCCGCAGCTTCGCCGTGTCCAGCGCGCCTTCCGGCGTGATGTGCGCCGCCAGGTTGACCGAGCCCAGGTTGCATACGGCGATTTCGCTATCGTTGGTGTGCAGGGTGATTTCGGTGCAGAGGTTGGACGAATGCACCACGCCCGCGTGCTGATTGGTGTAGCGCAGGTTGCACGGGTCCTTGAAGGCCAGCCAGGGATGGCCGGTCTCGAACAGCATGGACAGCATCTTGCGCCACAACTGGCTGGCGGGCAGGCGCTTGTACAGCTTCAGCT encodes the following:
- a CDS encoding fatty acid desaturase produces the protein MSILSKTRLGAIWPLPWWTGYSLSLVFPLAVLGFLATGPHRPLTALLWTLPMLLLLLADYFGPAETRIVPESAPVPFFDALLYLLSVLQLANLFALGRMVSQLGWSSVAEIAASLADLLAIRAMVSADFVSAGICPAHELIHRRSAGQRCLGRLLLATLGYDHFYLAHKLGHHARLGTADDPSTAFRGESFDAFYRRGLRQQWRIAWSVRRGAALAGMAFELAWLALYAVLFGPLAMLVLLHQARGAVRTLESVNYFQHYGLTEDSDSGNAVAWRNDSAISLFMFLALTRHADHHLRPGACFAALRTAAEGPKMPYGYMGMALWVQRRNESYRTWAEPQLDLERGGLESRLRKADAA
- a CDS encoding VanZ family protein; protein product: MSDSTQNPYRYATLWRGLGWAMVAAVVVLSLLPHLPKPPSLLGWDKAQHFIAYAVLTFWFCLCYSRHWRWPAFFIALGSVLEVLQGFTGIRTTDPFDIVANSIGVFIGLGLSFTPLASALRRLDDFISRRLETLPE
- a CDS encoding ribonucleotide-diphosphate reductase subunit beta, whose product is MRLDGVAPSIATTGATGLETIEMGARRIQVDDKKIINCRADLNQLVPFKYHWAWQKYLDACANHWMPQEINMNADIALWKSADGLTEDERTIIKRNLGFFSTADSLVANNLVLAVYRHITNPECRQYLLRQAFEEALHTHAYQYVVESLGLDEGEVFNMYRELPAVARKAEWALPFTQYLSDPHFKTGTVENDQRLLRELIAFYVIFEGIFFYVGFTQILSMGRRNKMTGTAEQFQYIMRDESMHMNFGIDVINQIKVENPPLWSEGFKAEMIRMIREAVDIETQYAYDTMPRGILGLNAPMFKEYLEFIANRRCAQIGLPEQYPGVSNPFPWMSEVLDLKKEKNFFETRVTEYQTGGTLSWD
- a CDS encoding cytochrome b, encoding MEIHRFLGWALAALVVGHVVMAIKHHHIDRDGVLKRMLPGQHPRAD